One segment of Cellulosilyticum sp. I15G10I2 DNA contains the following:
- a CDS encoding glutaredoxin family protein: MKELVLYYFDGCPFCYKVRKFLEGKSIDITYKNIHTDDEAYNTLIKVGGKSQVPCLFINGNPLYESEDIITWFKNNA, from the coding sequence ATGAAAGAATTAGTATTATATTATTTTGATGGGTGCCCTTTTTGCTATAAAGTGAGAAAGTTTTTAGAGGGTAAGTCTATTGATATCACCTATAAAAATATTCATACTGACGACGAGGCATATAATACATTAATTAAGGTGGGTGGCAAGTCACAAGTGCCATGTTTATTTATTAATGGCAATCCTCTTTATGAGTCTGAGGACATCATCACATGGTTTAAAAACAACGCATAA
- a CDS encoding leucine-rich repeat domain-containing protein encodes MKKRMLYVTLLAVSAITMPALANTSFKFTENGPIYTIDGKTYSPEDFNKMGELPENIDDALYGSNFLIENGELINYFGSESKIVIPNTVKIIGEGSISDRTKIENVTIGNSVTTIGMAAFRNSIGLKSINIPNSVTSIGDFAFQNCTSLREIKIPSSVKSIGEDAFAAEQAVNPLGDMSSKPLPKLVVTVEPGSYAEKYAKENGLTYKTVSTPITAKPLTSKVSVDGVQKTLEAYTISGGSYFKIRDLACLLKGSKKQFNVTLDGAKKEITMQSNKSYKAVKGDLAKGDGKAKTATLSTYKINIDGKEVKLTAYIIAGATYFNLDDIMKAFNVETTQDTAKNTITINTKK; translated from the coding sequence ATGAAAAAACGAATGTTGTACGTAACCTTATTGGCAGTTAGTGCAATAACAATGCCAGCTTTGGCAAATACCAGTTTTAAATTTACCGAGAATGGCCCAATCTATACAATTGATGGCAAGACCTATTCTCCAGAGGACTTTAATAAAATGGGAGAATTGCCAGAAAATATTGATGATGCTTTATACGGAAGTAACTTCCTGATTGAGAACGGTGAACTCATTAACTATTTTGGCTCTGAAAGTAAGATTGTTATACCAAATACTGTGAAAATAATTGGTGAAGGTTCAATATCAGACAGAACAAAAATTGAAAATGTAACTATCGGCAATAGTGTAACAACTATAGGAATGGCCGCCTTTAGAAATTCTATAGGCTTGAAGAGTATCAATATTCCTAACAGTGTTACTTCTATAGGGGATTTTGCCTTCCAAAATTGTACCTCATTACGTGAAATAAAAATACCAAGCAGTGTCAAATCCATTGGGGAGGATGCTTTTGCAGCAGAACAAGCTGTTAACCCGCTTGGCGATATGAGTTCAAAACCATTGCCTAAATTAGTGGTCACTGTAGAACCAGGCTCTTATGCAGAAAAATACGCAAAGGAAAATGGTCTTACTTACAAAACAGTTTCTACGCCAATAACCGCTAAGCCGCTTACCTCAAAGGTATCGGTAGACGGAGTACAAAAGACCCTTGAGGCGTATACAATAAGCGGCGGTAGCTATTTCAAAATCCGAGATCTGGCTTGTTTGCTAAAAGGCTCAAAGAAACAGTTTAATGTGACTTTGGACGGTGCAAAAAAAGAAATCACAATGCAAAGTAATAAATCCTATAAAGCTGTAAAAGGCGATTTGGCAAAGGGTGATGGAAAAGCTAAAACCGCCACACTCAGTACCTATAAAATCAATATAGATGGCAAAGAAGTTAAGCTTACAGCTTATATTATTGCTGGAGCCACCTATTTTAATCTGGACGATATAATGAAAGCATTTAATGTAGAAACAACTCAGGATACAGCTAAAAATACCATTACTATAAATACAAAAAAATAG
- a CDS encoding M14 family zinc carboxypeptidase, with amino-acid sequence MDLKKYYALMIVLSIVVPPGLLQAKVLDSKPIYTAGISEKTNRAIEKINTTYSDITELITIGKSAKEGTEIKAIRLGKGDKNILINGGHHGREALTTILVLDQLDYLAEAYTNNETINGYNVRALLNTVSIWFVPLLNPDGADLAMSTLPSWKANGRGVDLNRNYPTLYATVKLSKAPGAKGYPGTAPFSETETQALRDLCYEKDFQAAIAYHSAGQVIYWWYHQTGKAYAKSAELAGILSQMTGYALVPPSESTGGLGFTDWFIQEFDRASFTLEIGKTVNQKPLKWGEYQEIWEKNKNIPLQLAAEVIRLNKRPWETTIDDQSIRGELLFGSAVVPVRDVSKIMDLSYSYDAIAKTVTISKADQTLIFTLNAKEALHNNDQVTLPVPAYQENGTSYVPLRTVLELFSVVSI; translated from the coding sequence ATGGATTTAAAGAAATATTATGCATTAATGATAGTGCTATCCATAGTAGTACCGCCTGGGTTATTGCAAGCAAAGGTTTTGGATTCAAAACCGATTTATACGGCAGGCATAAGTGAAAAAACAAATCGCGCGATAGAAAAGATAAATACTACATATAGTGATATTACAGAATTAATTACAATAGGAAAGTCTGCTAAAGAAGGAACAGAAATCAAAGCCATAAGACTGGGAAAAGGGGACAAAAATATACTTATTAATGGTGGGCATCATGGGAGGGAAGCTTTAACAACTATTTTAGTTTTAGACCAGCTAGATTATCTTGCAGAAGCTTATACCAATAATGAGACGATTAATGGTTATAACGTAAGGGCTCTTTTAAATACGGTTTCAATATGGTTTGTACCCTTACTCAATCCAGATGGAGCGGACCTCGCCATGAGTACATTACCGAGTTGGAAAGCGAATGGAAGAGGGGTAGATCTCAATAGAAACTATCCTACTTTATATGCAACTGTAAAACTAAGCAAAGCTCCCGGTGCTAAAGGGTATCCAGGGACAGCGCCTTTTTCAGAGACGGAAACACAAGCGCTTAGAGATTTATGTTATGAGAAAGATTTTCAGGCGGCAATCGCCTATCATAGTGCAGGGCAAGTTATTTATTGGTGGTATCATCAGACAGGAAAGGCTTATGCTAAATCAGCAGAGCTTGCAGGAATACTATCTCAGATGACCGGCTATGCTTTGGTACCGCCTAGCGAATCTACAGGGGGCCTTGGGTTTACAGATTGGTTTATACAAGAATTTGATAGGGCTAGCTTTACATTAGAAATTGGCAAGACAGTGAACCAAAAGCCACTCAAATGGGGCGAATATCAAGAAATATGGGAAAAAAATAAAAATATTCCATTACAGCTAGCGGCTGAAGTGATAAGGCTAAATAAGCGACCGTGGGAAACCACTATAGATGATCAAAGTATTAGAGGTGAATTACTATTTGGAAGTGCTGTGGTTCCTGTAAGAGATGTGAGCAAAATCATGGATTTAAGCTATAGCTATGATGCAATTGCCAAAACAGTGACAATAAGTAAGGCAGATCAGACGCTCATATTTACACTTAATGCAAAAGAAGCACTACATAATAACGATCAAGTGACCCTGCCCGTTCCAGCCTATCAGGAAAATGGCACAAGCTATGTACCGCTGCGAACAGTTTTAGAACTATTTAGCGTGGTAAGCATTTAA
- a CDS encoding M23 family metallopeptidase: protein MKTKIKILMKKMLNVLLVLTLGFSLSSITYGNEIGYYDIREVDIAKAMNTDLSNNVITKNLYVKYEEKMRTYGFDKMYDNQSARSDELVTRAEVLKLALSVTFNTDNLDGYSEKEEEYPNAAWVNYAKMMGVTKEDINITNYKDQATYNEAISYFEACRLLFKKDLPVGSVEQAVIKDRTANEEDYLFKGQLNELAVNYAEQYHKENCGIVKALDVRLNKTSVYPGDSFAVFVSNTDLAENFSVSAPFYNKPIQFYKYEDGFVGLIPVYAWSTPGKYQIQVSDVRTKRLTTLEVKIFPKTFDVQYLKVSKSTAAIATTNNSAKDQVHFDAARANPIQEKLWNGAFIQPAKGRITTDYCATRYTNDNPTPSRHLAIDIANNTGTPIMASNNGKVVLAKKLIITGNTIVIDHGLGVFTSYFHLSKILVKEKDFVKKGDIIGKMGSTGYSTGPHLHFAIWKDGTFLNPWTFFEKDPIEFK from the coding sequence GTGAAAACAAAAATTAAAATTTTAATGAAAAAAATGTTAAACGTGTTACTTGTTCTAACTTTAGGGTTTTCTTTATCTAGTATCACCTATGGTAATGAAATTGGCTATTATGATATTAGGGAAGTTGATATAGCCAAGGCTATGAATACTGATTTATCGAACAATGTCATTACAAAAAATCTATATGTAAAGTATGAAGAGAAAATGAGAACTTACGGTTTTGATAAAATGTATGATAATCAAAGCGCAAGATCTGATGAACTTGTAACAAGAGCAGAAGTATTAAAACTCGCATTAAGTGTAACTTTCAATACGGATAATCTAGATGGGTATTCTGAAAAAGAAGAGGAATATCCAAATGCAGCATGGGTTAACTATGCAAAAATGATGGGGGTTACTAAGGAAGATATAAACATTACTAATTACAAAGATCAAGCAACGTATAACGAGGCTATATCCTATTTTGAGGCATGCAGACTATTGTTCAAAAAAGACTTGCCTGTGGGATCAGTAGAACAGGCAGTAATAAAGGATAGGACAGCAAATGAAGAGGATTATCTATTCAAAGGGCAGTTAAATGAGCTAGCTGTTAATTATGCCGAGCAGTATCATAAAGAAAATTGCGGCATTGTAAAGGCATTGGATGTTAGACTCAATAAAACAAGTGTTTATCCTGGGGATAGCTTTGCTGTTTTTGTTTCCAATACGGATTTGGCTGAAAACTTTTCTGTGAGTGCACCCTTTTACAATAAGCCCATTCAATTCTATAAGTACGAAGATGGATTTGTTGGTTTGATACCAGTTTACGCTTGGTCTACCCCAGGCAAATATCAAATTCAGGTTTCTGACGTACGAACAAAACGGCTGACCACTTTAGAGGTTAAAATCTTCCCCAAAACTTTTGATGTTCAATATCTTAAAGTATCAAAATCTACTGCAGCTATTGCCACAACTAATAATTCTGCAAAAGATCAAGTGCATTTTGATGCTGCAAGAGCTAATCCTATTCAGGAAAAATTATGGAACGGCGCATTTATTCAACCTGCTAAGGGGAGAATTACGACTGATTATTGCGCAACACGTTACACAAATGACAATCCTACGCCTAGCAGACATCTTGCTATTGATATTGCAAATAATACTGGAACGCCAATAATGGCTTCTAACAATGGCAAGGTGGTATTAGCCAAAAAACTTATTATCACTGGCAATACCATAGTCATTGATCACGGATTGGGTGTTTTCACCTCATACTTTCACCTAAGTAAAATCTTAGTGAAAGAAAAAGATTTCGTTAAAAAAGGAGATATTATTGGCAAAATGGGATCAACGGGTTACTCAACAGGACCGCATCTTCATTTTGCTATATGGAAAGATGGTACGTTTTTAAACCCTTGGACCTTTTTTGAGAAAGATCCTATTGAATTTAAATAA
- a CDS encoding serine hydrolase domain-containing protein, translating into MKNTLCTQLLQDTLEQLIALKGIRHAIFSVESLDGSFKWAGAKGIAQSDGTPMDVDTPFWIASITKLFIASTILKLHESHKLSIDDFIIAHLPEDMLRGVHVVKGVDYYDQLTIRHLLSHSSGIPDYLEIKSGNKKTIIDEILEGDDKAWTTNDVLQIVRKAQKPLFEPQPLTSSKYRVRYSDTNFQILIAIIEAVTHQSIEEAFKDYLFKPLNLTSTFHPGSTPLSQSKPAAAVWIGDIAFDNKPLGIRSFGDLNSTLADLTAFMRALIAGQVFENKETLDMMCGMWQTFDFGFSLLAPGWPIQYGLGMMRFKIPRFMTPFSPIPDLIGHTGATGSWLFYCAELELIFAGTLSQVTAAPVPFKVIPKLLKAFK; encoded by the coding sequence ATGAAAAATACACTGTGTACACAACTACTACAGGATACTCTAGAACAATTGATTGCCCTAAAAGGCATTCGTCATGCTATTTTCTCAGTAGAAAGTCTGGACGGATCATTCAAATGGGCTGGTGCTAAAGGCATCGCACAATCTGATGGAACCCCTATGGACGTCGATACCCCATTTTGGATTGCAAGTATAACAAAGTTATTCATTGCTTCAACCATTCTAAAGCTCCACGAATCCCACAAACTCTCTATTGATGACTTCATTATAGCGCATCTGCCAGAGGATATGCTAAGAGGCGTGCATGTAGTTAAAGGTGTGGATTACTACGATCAGTTAACTATCCGGCACCTGCTTAGCCATTCCTCAGGCATTCCAGATTATTTAGAAATTAAGTCAGGCAACAAGAAAACAATTATAGATGAAATACTAGAAGGCGATGACAAGGCTTGGACTACTAACGATGTGCTTCAAATTGTCCGCAAAGCACAAAAACCTTTATTTGAACCCCAGCCGCTGACCAGCTCAAAATATCGCGTGCGTTATTCTGATACAAATTTTCAAATTTTAATCGCTATTATAGAAGCTGTAACGCATCAAAGTATAGAAGAAGCTTTTAAGGATTATTTATTTAAGCCTTTAAACTTAACTAGCACTTTTCATCCTGGAAGTACGCCTCTTTCTCAGTCAAAACCTGCCGCTGCTGTCTGGATCGGAGATATTGCCTTTGACAACAAACCCCTTGGCATCCGGTCTTTTGGTGATCTTAACAGCACTTTAGCGGACTTAACTGCGTTTATGAGAGCGCTTATAGCGGGCCAAGTATTTGAAAATAAGGAAACTTTAGACATGATGTGTGGCATGTGGCAGACCTTCGATTTTGGATTTAGTCTTTTGGCTCCTGGATGGCCCATACAGTATGGACTTGGCATGATGCGCTTTAAAATACCACGTTTTATGACGCCATTTAGCCCTATCCCTGATTTAATTGGACACACTGGCGCTACTGGCTCGTGGCTCTTTTATTGTGCTGAATTAGAATTGATTTTTGCAGGAACACTCAGCCAAGTAACAGCTGCACCAGTCCCCTTTAAAGTTATACCTAAATTATTAAAAGCATTTAAGTGA
- a CDS encoding DNA-3-methyladenine glycosylase family protein: MQIFEYGDKEVDYLKRKDKKLAKAIERIGKIEREITPDPFIALVSSIVSQQISNKAAETVWNRLYKLLGEITPVSIASTELEAIGSCGMSVRKAGYIKGIADAALSGEVDFATLHTMTDEEIIKLLTKLNGVGVWTVEMLLIFSLGRPNVLSYKDLAICRGMMRLYNLKELPKEKFEVYRKRYAPYGSVASLYLWALSVD, encoded by the coding sequence ATGCAAATATTTGAATACGGAGATAAAGAAGTAGATTATCTAAAACGCAAAGACAAAAAGCTCGCTAAAGCCATAGAGCGAATAGGAAAGATCGAACGTGAGATTACACCAGATCCATTTATAGCACTTGTATCAAGCATTGTTAGCCAGCAAATTTCAAATAAAGCAGCTGAAACAGTTTGGAACAGGCTGTATAAGCTGCTTGGAGAGATTACGCCAGTAAGCATTGCAAGTACAGAGCTTGAGGCTATTGGGAGCTGTGGTATGTCTGTAAGGAAAGCTGGCTATATAAAAGGCATTGCTGATGCAGCGCTATCTGGGGAAGTAGATTTTGCCACACTTCATACAATGACTGATGAAGAGATTATAAAACTACTTACTAAGTTAAACGGAGTGGGTGTTTGGACTGTAGAGATGCTGCTCATATTTTCACTTGGAAGGCCCAATGTATTAAGTTATAAGGACCTCGCCATTTGCAGAGGCATGATGAGGTTATATAACCTTAAAGAACTTCCGAAAGAGAAATTCGAAGTTTACCGCAAGCGTTATGCGCCTTATGGCTCAGTTGCCTCGCTATACTTATGGGCACTATCGGTTGACTAG
- a CDS encoding DUF1801 domain-containing protein: MANYYNNNAKEFFDGTVNANMSEHYTAFLGKLPQGAHILDAGCGSGRDSLNFKKLGYQVTAIDASSELCKMAKDYIGQEVLQLRFQDITFEKCFDGIWACASLLHVPSTELRSVIGKLTKALKPGGILFATFKHGTFEGERNGRYFHDLTEEKAIELFTSEGIKLEEMWITKDVRPERVDEFWLNIIATNIRKISYQSIDEYIAQFPEQVQIILEELRKAIKESAPDAQEKISYQMPTFSLHGNLVHFAAFKKHIGFYPAPTGIEAFKQELSGYKGAKGSVQFPIDKPLPYDLIRKIVKYRAAENIKKAESKLKKK, from the coding sequence ATGGCTAACTATTATAACAATAATGCCAAAGAATTCTTTGATGGAACAGTTAACGCTAATATGAGTGAACATTACACAGCTTTTCTGGGGAAACTCCCGCAAGGCGCACACATATTGGATGCTGGATGTGGCTCGGGACGAGACAGCTTAAACTTTAAGAAGCTTGGATACCAAGTAACAGCCATAGATGCTTCAAGTGAGCTTTGCAAAATGGCAAAAGATTATATAGGACAAGAGGTATTACAACTAAGATTTCAGGACATAACCTTTGAAAAATGCTTTGACGGCATATGGGCATGTGCATCTCTCTTGCATGTCCCAAGTACAGAACTGAGAAGTGTAATCGGCAAGTTGACAAAGGCTTTAAAACCAGGAGGTATTCTATTTGCAACTTTTAAGCACGGAACTTTTGAAGGAGAGAGAAATGGACGTTACTTTCATGATCTAACAGAAGAGAAAGCCATAGAGTTATTTACAAGTGAGGGGATTAAATTAGAAGAAATGTGGATAACCAAGGATGTAAGACCAGAACGTGTGGATGAATTTTGGCTGAATATCATTGCAACCAATATAAGAAAAATTTCTTATCAATCAATTGATGAGTACATTGCACAATTTCCGGAGCAAGTTCAAATAATACTTGAAGAATTAAGAAAAGCTATAAAAGAATCAGCACCAGATGCCCAGGAGAAAATTAGTTATCAAATGCCTACCTTTTCCTTACATGGTAATTTGGTGCATTTTGCTGCTTTTAAAAAGCATATAGGATTTTATCCCGCACCTACTGGGATTGAGGCATTTAAACAGGAACTGTCAGGATATAAAGGTGCAAAAGGCTCGGTTCAATTTCCTATAGATAAACCACTGCCTTATGATTTAATACGTAAGATTGTTAAATATAGAGCAGCAGAAAACATTAAAAAGGCAGAAAGTAAATTGAAAAAGAAATGA
- a CDS encoding HNH endonuclease domain-containing protein, with product MIDLPKNSEVDIRIFGTLLEYKILSASYKPFWLSGIIKEVINGKREIGFKEIVCHMISSAWYPIVQYKLSFGQSDKLGDIVEYIRDQHEIPADEKEHVLFKTLYELQDKEVIKYIEGLYKLVPYRMLSPFYGELLRGTPEKEKNRKITEYALKDENAFYKIYPKQKMIVIGENWYKYLVENQNIIYGWINYKLIYFLQKKNPNVPAIPLKVKPPYKRDLSKAEKMWRSFNRFVLLKDIYINKRFDEYNLERYGQLSIDHFIPWSFVLHDEMWNLIPSFKNINSSKSNRLPDMDTYFNDFCQIQYGAFNFMRSHTQMKPLLEDYLHINIPLKFAHKKGLQNVDEEEFKKALTNTILPLYQIAYNQGYGIWKYKEYENNNSENCFYNINSEQEVDIVAEESSESYLKNIKKE from the coding sequence TTGATTGATTTACCCAAAAATAGTGAAGTGGATATTAGGATATTTGGAACGCTATTAGAGTATAAGATACTAAGTGCAAGCTATAAGCCTTTTTGGTTAAGTGGCATTATTAAGGAAGTTATAAATGGGAAAAGAGAGATAGGTTTTAAAGAGATTGTATGTCATATGATAAGTAGTGCATGGTATCCTATTGTGCAATATAAGCTTAGTTTTGGCCAATCAGATAAACTTGGAGATATTGTAGAGTATATAAGAGATCAACACGAGATACCTGCAGATGAAAAGGAACATGTACTTTTTAAGACACTTTATGAACTTCAAGATAAAGAGGTTATCAAATATATAGAGGGACTTTATAAGCTTGTACCATACAGGATGCTATCGCCTTTTTATGGAGAGTTACTTAGAGGCACTCCAGAAAAAGAGAAGAATAGGAAAATTACAGAATATGCATTAAAGGATGAGAATGCATTCTATAAAATTTATCCTAAACAAAAGATGATTGTAATAGGTGAAAACTGGTATAAGTATTTAGTAGAGAATCAAAATATTATTTATGGGTGGATTAATTACAAGCTCATCTATTTCTTGCAGAAGAAGAATCCTAATGTACCTGCTATTCCACTAAAGGTTAAGCCACCATATAAAAGGGATTTAAGTAAAGCTGAAAAGATGTGGCGATCCTTTAATAGATTTGTATTATTAAAAGATATTTACATTAATAAAAGATTTGATGAATATAATCTAGAACGCTATGGGCAACTTAGCATTGATCATTTTATTCCATGGAGTTTTGTGCTGCATGACGAAATGTGGAACCTAATCCCAAGTTTTAAGAATATTAATAGTTCGAAAAGTAATAGACTACCTGATATGGATACTTATTTTAATGACTTTTGCCAAATACAATACGGTGCTTTTAACTTTATGAGAAGTCATACACAAATGAAACCACTACTAGAGGATTATTTACATATTAATATTCCGCTGAAATTTGCTCATAAAAAAGGATTACAAAATGTTGATGAAGAAGAATTTAAAAAGGCTCTTACTAATACCATATTACCACTTTATCAAATTGCATATAATCAAGGATATGGCATATGGAAGTATAAGGAATACGAAAATAACAATAGTGAGAACTGCTTCTATAATATAAATTCAGAACAAGAAGTGGATATTGTAGCAGAAGAATCTAGTGAAAGTTACTTAAAGAATATCAAAAAGGAATAA